The following proteins are encoded in a genomic region of Odontesthes bonariensis isolate fOdoBon6 chromosome 19, fOdoBon6.hap1, whole genome shotgun sequence:
- the LOC142369376 gene encoding E3 ubiquitin-protein ligase TRIM39 isoform X2 translates to MSVYSGVSRQLLSGMATTGNLSEEQVHCSICLDVFTNPVSIPCGHNFCQGCILGYWKTSPLYQCPMCKKSFYKRPDISVNTVLREIAEQFKEIRVKSADGKGSGEDEEVKAKKWTMERRKKEDEERLLEKDQKQQLLGELKQKQEEERKKKGGLREKLGEELPPLIPPVLAQKTSPPPSPLAAAEAPPPLPQTSPPPSPHTSPSPSTPLFPSPSWEEVLCDVCLGEGRPKAVKSCLVCLTSYCEEHLKSHTARFTKHKLMEPVANMEDRMCPKHERLLELFCKKDQTCVCVLCTETDHRAHYTVPVEREWTEKKAQLKRTEIDVQQMIQDRVKKVEEIKHSVELNKASAKKEIEESMQVFSELVRSIQKAQAELVLVFEEKQRQTERRAEGLVADLEQEIAELKRRNTDLENVARTDHIHFLKSFPSLSITPSVKDWSQTSVPTDTCVGMTRRSVSKLEATLREMIVKLSESEIRKVLKYSVDVILDPDSANPWLQLSQDRHQVRHLGAWQDLPDTPDRFDTVVIVLGRDGFTSGRHYWEVQVGDKDDWYLGVARSSVNRKGRISVSTTQGYWALAMKKGQGYRVSTSPQLLLSLDPKPKRVGVYVDYEEGQVSFYDVRAWTHIYTFEADFMEKILPFFYLYCCDKASDTMVICPVNEKSLIKQS, encoded by the exons ATGTCAGTGTACAGTGGAGTCTCCAGGCAGCTGCTCTCTG GAATGGCCACCACTGGCAACCTTTCCGAGGAACAGGTGCACTGCTCCATCTGTCTGGACGTTTTCACCAACCCCGTGTCCATCCCCTGCGGACACAACTTCTGCCAGGGCTGCATCCTGGGATACTGGAAAACCAGCCCTTTGTATCAGTGTCCCATGTGCAAGAAGTCCTTCTACAAAAGGCCCGACATCAGCGTAAACACCGTCTTGAGGGAAATCGCCGAGCAGTTCAAGGAGATCAGGGTGAAGAGCGCGGACGGGAAGGGAAGCGGGGAGGACGAAGAGGTGAAGGCAAAGAAGTGGACgatggagaggaggaaaaaggaggatgaggagaggCTTTTGGAGAAAGATCAGAAGCAGCAGCTTCTGGGGGAGTTGAAGCAGAAGcaagaagaggagaggaagaagaaaggggGCTTGAGGGAGAAACTAGGAGAGGAGCTGCCACCATTAATCCCTCCAGTGTTGGCGCAGAAAACCTCTCCTCCGCCATCCCCCCTAGCTGCAGCCGAGGCCCCACCACCGCTGCCTCAGACATCACCCCCACCCTCACCTCACACCTCACCTTCTCCCTCTACCCCTTTATTCCCATCTCCATCCTGGGAGGAGGTCCTTTGTGACGTTTGCCTGGGGGAAGGCCGTCCGAAGGCGGTCAAATCCTGCCTCGTGTGTCTGACTTCCTACTGCGAGGAGCACCTCAAATCTCACACCGCCAGGTTCACCAAGCACAAGCTGATGGAGCCCGTCGCCAACATGGAGGACAGGATGTGTCCAAAGCACGAAAGGCTCCTGGAGCTGTTCTGCAAGAAAGATCAGACTTGTGTGTGCGTCCTCTGCACTGAGACCGACCACAGGGCACACTACACAGTCCCCGTGGAGAGAGAATGGACGGAGAAAAAG GCACAGCTGAAAAGGACAGAAATAGATGTCCAGCAGATGATCCAAGACAGAGTGAAAAAGGTGGAGGAGATCAAACACTCTGTGGAGCTCAACAAA GCCAGCGCTAAAAAAGAGATCGAGGAGAGCATGCAGGTCTTCTCTGAGCTGGTGCGCTCCATCCAGAAGGCTCAGGCTGAGCTGGTCTTGGTCTTCGAGGAGAAGCAGAGGCAGACGGAGAGGCGGGCCGAAGGCCTCGTCGCTGATCTGGAACAGGAAATcgctgagctgaagaggaggaATACAGACCTGGAAAATGTGGCGCGAACTGACCACATTCACTTCTTAAAG AGCTTCCCTTCCCTCAGCATTACTCCTTCTGTCAAAGACTGGTCTCAGACCAGTGTTCCCACTGACACGTGTGTGGGAATGACCAGGAGGTCCGTGTCCAAACTGGAGGCAACATTAAGAGAAATGATCGTCAAACTGTCTGAAAGCG AGATCAGAAAAGTTCTGAAATATTCAG TGGATGTCATTCTGGACCCCGACTCAGCCAACCCTTGGCTCCAGCTCTCCCAGGACAGGCATCAGGTGCGACATCTGGGGGCCTGGCAGGATCTCCCGGACACTCCCGATCGCTTCGACACTGTGGTCATAGTACTGGGGCGTGATGGCTTTACTTCAGGCAGACACTACTGGGAGGTCCAGGTAGGAGACAAAGATGACTGGTACCTAGGCGTGGCCAGGTCCTCCGTCAACAGGAAGGGCAGGATTTCCGTAAGCACAACCCAAGGGTATTGGGCTCTGGCCATGAAGAAAGGCCAGGGGTACCGGGTGTCAACATCCCCACAATTACTGCTCTCCCTTGACCCCAAACCCAAGCGAGTGGGTGTGTACGTGGACTATGAGGAGGGTCAAGTGTCGTTTTATGACGTGAGAGCTTGGACCCATATTTATACGTTTGAAGCGGACTTCATGGAGAAGATTCTGCCCTTTTTCTATCTGTACTGCTGCGACAAAGCCTCTGATACCATGGTGATCTGCCCGGTGAATGAGAAAAGCCTGATCAAGCAAAGCTAA
- the LOC142369381 gene encoding uncharacterized protein LOC142369381 isoform X2, producing MTSLQFASYLTCVLMWRIAFASEPKSSVPVHRQRGFISANVGGKVTLRCFYKGEASAMFYWYKHTLGHKPNLISAFYRHNENATFFDEFRNNPRFSLEGKNGKNHLTITDLQISDSATYYCVSHKAYKFEFDEGTTVNVKGSGLNIQASVHQPGGSETLNCTVHTGTCDGKHSVYWFKDSEESHAGLLYTEGGRNDKCERNSNTQTHTCVFNLPTENLNASCAGTHYCAVASCGHIVFGNGNKPDFTPQLNSADFLLHFLYGALAFTTILNAFMAFSVYKLKRRSHRPFTESAARRSDPPTAGAEGCQDADNLHYAAVRTQRFKRPRSQRNETLNQCVYSTVRS from the exons ATGACTTCCCTTCAGTTCGCCTCATATCTGACTTGTGTGCTCATGTGGAGAATAG CCTTTGCATCTGAGCCTAAATCGTCTGTTCCCGTGCATCGACAGCGTGGCTTTATATCAGCAAACGTTGGTGGGAAAGTCACCTTGCGATGTTTCTACAAAGGTGAAGCTTCAGCTATGTTTTACTGGTACAAACACACCCTGGGACACAAACCAAATCTGATCTCCGCCTTCTACAGACACAATGAAAATGCAACGTTTTTTGATGAATTCAGAAACAATCCGAGGTTTTCTCTGGAAGGTAAAAATGGGAAGAACCACTTGACGATAACAGATTTACAAATTTCTGACTCGGCTACCTATTACTGCGTCAGTCACAAGGCGTATAAGTTTGAGTTTGACGAAGGAACCACAGTGAATGTAAAAGGTTCAGGCTTGAACATCCAGGCTTCGGTCCATCAGCCAGGAGGCTCTGAGACTCTGAACTGTACAGTTCACACTGGGACCTGTGATGGGAAGCACAGCGTTTACTGGTTTAAAGACTCTGAGGAGTCACATGCAGGACTCCTTTATACCGAGGGAGGCAGGAATGATAAATGTGAGAGAAATTCcaacacacaaacgcacacctgtgtgttcaaccttCCGACGGAGAACCTGAATGCGTCTTGTGCTGGGACCCACTACTGTGCTGTTGCCTCGTGTGGACACATCGTGTTTGGAAACGGGAACAAGCCGGATTTCACAC CTCAGCTGAACTCTGCCGACTTTCTCCTCCATTTCTTATACGGAGCTCTGGCATTCACCACCATCCTGAACGCTTTTATGGCTTTCTCCGTGTACAAGCTGAAAAGGAGATCCCACCGTCCGTTTACAG AGTCGGCTGCAAGACGTTCAGATCCCCCCACAGCTGGTGCTGAG GGTTGCCAAGATGCAGACAACCTTCATTATGCTGCTGTAAGGACACAAAGGTTCAAAAGACCAAGAAGTCAAAGGAACGAAACTTTGAATCAGTGTGTGTACTCCACTGTGAGGAGTTAG
- the LOC142369394 gene encoding E3 ubiquitin-protein ligase TRIM17-like, producing MSAFSVLTSLPEDHFRCSICMDAFTDPVGTPCGHNFCRTCLNQHWDKSELCHCPMCNKRFYMRPEFSTNAVISEISAQIKRRKMEALESSDAAGQVKCDVCPEFKFKALKSCLVCLTSYCEAHLEAHQRVPSLMRHKLMDPVENLEEKVCQKHARILEFFCRDEQVCICLLCCETEHKDHETVPVEEEGAQQKENIESKQAKIKVMIDERKEKIKEFSDCSEMSKVKTDKEIEDGGKLFNTLMDKVKEIHGKLKSNIEEKLRKSQERDQAMIGELHEEIADLQRKRSQLEELSQNEDHLQLLQTLQALNTVSDTKDWSEIKVHSDLCVQTVRRAMSHLVHAFQAELRTLTNTELTKMRQYKESVTFNPSTAGPHLVVTESGTRLKHSKTASLPSLCGRSQRFESSMIFGTNVFTSGRHYWEVQVGLRNDWDVGVARETVDRTDKVIVKKENGFFSIGKLGFDYRVNCTPRRVLHLCPRPRKVGVYLDYEEGRVSFYDVSQKLHIHSFIGECFTEKLFPYFYLYSGAKRSEPLVITSMADRVSLFALLHSLEKK from the exons ATGTCGGCTTTCAGCGTCCTCACTTCATTGCCGGAGGATCATTTCCGGTGTTCGATCTGTATGGACGCCTTCACCGACCCTGTCGGCACACCTTGTGGTCACAATTTCTGCCGGACCTGCCTCAACCAGCACTGGGACAAAAGTGAGTTATGCCACTGCCCGATGTGCAATAAAAGATTCTACATGAGGCCCGAGTTCTCAACAAATGCAGTCATCTCAGAAATTTCAGCCCAAATAAAACGGAGAAAAATGGAGGCACTTGAAAGCAGCGACGCAGCGGGGCAGGTAAAGTGTGATGTGTGCCCGGAATTCAAGTTCAAGGCCTTGAAATCGTGTCTGGTGTGTCTGACGTCGTATTGCGAGGCCCACCTCGAAGCTCACCAAAGAGTCCCCTCCCTGATGAGACACAAGCTGATGGACCCGGTGGAGAATCTGGAAGAGAAGGTTTGTCAGAAGCATGCGAGGATCCTGGAGTTCTTCTGCAGGGATGAACAAGTGTGCATCTGTCTGCTGTGCTGTGAGACGGAGCACAAAGACCATGAGACGGTGCCTGTTGAGGAGGAGGGGGCTCAACAGAAA GAGAATATTGAGTCCAAACAAGCAAAGATCAAAGTGATGATTgatgaaagaaaagagaagataaAGGAATTTAGTGATTGCTCTGAAATGAGCAAA GTGAAGACAGACAAAGAGATTGAAGACGGCGGGAAGCTTTTCAATACTCTGATGGATAAAGTGAAAGAGATTCATGGTAAACTGAAGTCGAACATTGAAGAAAAGCTCAGAAAGTcccaggagagggaccaggcAATGATCGGAGAGCTGCACGAGGAAATCGCAGATCTGCAGAGGAAACGCTCGCAGCTGGAGGAGCTGTCACAAAACGAAGACCATCTTCAACTTCTGCAG ACTTTGCAGGCTCTGAACACCGTCTCAGACACCAAGGACTGGTCCGAGATCAAGGTTCACTCAGACCTGTGCGTGCAGACGGTGAGGAGAGCCATGTCCCATCTTGTGCACGCTTTTCAAGCAGAACTGAGAACTCTGACAAACACGG AACTGACCAAAATGAGACAATACAAAg aaTCGGTCACCTTTAACCCATCCACTGCTGGTCCCCACCTTGTGGTGACTGAATCAGGAACACGTCTGAAGCACTCCAAAACTGCAAGCTTACCCTCACTGTGTGGTCGCTCACAGAGGTTTGAATCATCCATGATTTTTGGGACAAATGTTTTCACCTCTGGAAGACACTACTGGGAGGTTCAAGTGGGCTTGAGAAACGACTGGGATGTTGGTGTTGCCAGGGAAACAGTGGACAGAACCGACAAGGTCATTGTGAAAAAAGAGAACGGATTCTTTTCCATTGGAAAGTTGGGGTTTGATTACAGAGTTAACTGTACTCCCCGCAGAGTTCTCCACCTCTGTCCCAGGCCAAGAAAAGTGGGAGTTTATCTGGACTATGAGGAAGGCAGAGTTTCGTTTTACGATGTCAGTCAGAAGCTGCATATTCACTCTTTCATAGGAGAGTGTTTCACAGAGAAACTTTTCCCATACTTTTATCTGTACAGTGGAGCAAAGAGATCTGAGCCTTTGGTTATTACTTCGATGGCAGATCGAGTCTCTCTCTTTGCTTTACTTCACtctcttgaaaaaaaataa
- the LOC142369381 gene encoding uncharacterized protein LOC142369381 isoform X1 — translation MTSLQFASYLTCVLMWRIAFASEPKSSVPVHRQRGFISANVGGKVTLRCFYKGEASAMFYWYKHTLGHKPNLISAFYRHNENATFFDEFRNNPRFSLEGKNGKNHLTITDLQISDSATYYCVSHKAYKFEFDEGTTVNVKGSGLNIQASVHQPGGSETLNCTVHTGTCDGKHSVYWFKDSEESHAGLLYTEGGRNDKCERNSNTQTHTCVFNLPTENLNASCAGTHYCAVASCGHIVFGNGNKPDFTPQLNSADFLLHFLYGALAFTTILNAFMAFSVYKLKRRSHRPFTAESAARRSDPPTAGAEGCQDADNLHYAAVRTQRFKRPRSQRNETLNQCVYSTVRS, via the exons ATGACTTCCCTTCAGTTCGCCTCATATCTGACTTGTGTGCTCATGTGGAGAATAG CCTTTGCATCTGAGCCTAAATCGTCTGTTCCCGTGCATCGACAGCGTGGCTTTATATCAGCAAACGTTGGTGGGAAAGTCACCTTGCGATGTTTCTACAAAGGTGAAGCTTCAGCTATGTTTTACTGGTACAAACACACCCTGGGACACAAACCAAATCTGATCTCCGCCTTCTACAGACACAATGAAAATGCAACGTTTTTTGATGAATTCAGAAACAATCCGAGGTTTTCTCTGGAAGGTAAAAATGGGAAGAACCACTTGACGATAACAGATTTACAAATTTCTGACTCGGCTACCTATTACTGCGTCAGTCACAAGGCGTATAAGTTTGAGTTTGACGAAGGAACCACAGTGAATGTAAAAGGTTCAGGCTTGAACATCCAGGCTTCGGTCCATCAGCCAGGAGGCTCTGAGACTCTGAACTGTACAGTTCACACTGGGACCTGTGATGGGAAGCACAGCGTTTACTGGTTTAAAGACTCTGAGGAGTCACATGCAGGACTCCTTTATACCGAGGGAGGCAGGAATGATAAATGTGAGAGAAATTCcaacacacaaacgcacacctgtgtgttcaaccttCCGACGGAGAACCTGAATGCGTCTTGTGCTGGGACCCACTACTGTGCTGTTGCCTCGTGTGGACACATCGTGTTTGGAAACGGGAACAAGCCGGATTTCACAC CTCAGCTGAACTCTGCCGACTTTCTCCTCCATTTCTTATACGGAGCTCTGGCATTCACCACCATCCTGAACGCTTTTATGGCTTTCTCCGTGTACAAGCTGAAAAGGAGATCCCACCGTCCGTTTACAG CAGAGTCGGCTGCAAGACGTTCAGATCCCCCCACAGCTGGTGCTGAG GGTTGCCAAGATGCAGACAACCTTCATTATGCTGCTGTAAGGACACAAAGGTTCAAAAGACCAAGAAGTCAAAGGAACGAAACTTTGAATCAGTGTGTGTACTCCACTGTGAGGAGTTAG
- the LOC142369376 gene encoding E3 ubiquitin-protein ligase TRIM39 isoform X1, with protein MSVYSGVSRQLLSAGLMPRSKAGLLALKMTLPLRRAGMATTGNLSEEQVHCSICLDVFTNPVSIPCGHNFCQGCILGYWKTSPLYQCPMCKKSFYKRPDISVNTVLREIAEQFKEIRVKSADGKGSGEDEEVKAKKWTMERRKKEDEERLLEKDQKQQLLGELKQKQEEERKKKGGLREKLGEELPPLIPPVLAQKTSPPPSPLAAAEAPPPLPQTSPPPSPHTSPSPSTPLFPSPSWEEVLCDVCLGEGRPKAVKSCLVCLTSYCEEHLKSHTARFTKHKLMEPVANMEDRMCPKHERLLELFCKKDQTCVCVLCTETDHRAHYTVPVEREWTEKKAQLKRTEIDVQQMIQDRVKKVEEIKHSVELNKASAKKEIEESMQVFSELVRSIQKAQAELVLVFEEKQRQTERRAEGLVADLEQEIAELKRRNTDLENVARTDHIHFLKSFPSLSITPSVKDWSQTSVPTDTCVGMTRRSVSKLEATLREMIVKLSESEIRKVLKYSVDVILDPDSANPWLQLSQDRHQVRHLGAWQDLPDTPDRFDTVVIVLGRDGFTSGRHYWEVQVGDKDDWYLGVARSSVNRKGRISVSTTQGYWALAMKKGQGYRVSTSPQLLLSLDPKPKRVGVYVDYEEGQVSFYDVRAWTHIYTFEADFMEKILPFFYLYCCDKASDTMVICPVNEKSLIKQS; from the exons ATGTCAGTGTACAGTGGAGTCTCCAGGCAGCTGCTCTCTG CAGGTTTGATGCCCCGTTCAAAGGCCGGGTTGCTTGCGCTGAAAATGACCCTGCCTCTCCGCCGTGCAGGAATGGCCACCACTGGCAACCTTTCCGAGGAACAGGTGCACTGCTCCATCTGTCTGGACGTTTTCACCAACCCCGTGTCCATCCCCTGCGGACACAACTTCTGCCAGGGCTGCATCCTGGGATACTGGAAAACCAGCCCTTTGTATCAGTGTCCCATGTGCAAGAAGTCCTTCTACAAAAGGCCCGACATCAGCGTAAACACCGTCTTGAGGGAAATCGCCGAGCAGTTCAAGGAGATCAGGGTGAAGAGCGCGGACGGGAAGGGAAGCGGGGAGGACGAAGAGGTGAAGGCAAAGAAGTGGACgatggagaggaggaaaaaggaggatgaggagaggCTTTTGGAGAAAGATCAGAAGCAGCAGCTTCTGGGGGAGTTGAAGCAGAAGcaagaagaggagaggaagaagaaaggggGCTTGAGGGAGAAACTAGGAGAGGAGCTGCCACCATTAATCCCTCCAGTGTTGGCGCAGAAAACCTCTCCTCCGCCATCCCCCCTAGCTGCAGCCGAGGCCCCACCACCGCTGCCTCAGACATCACCCCCACCCTCACCTCACACCTCACCTTCTCCCTCTACCCCTTTATTCCCATCTCCATCCTGGGAGGAGGTCCTTTGTGACGTTTGCCTGGGGGAAGGCCGTCCGAAGGCGGTCAAATCCTGCCTCGTGTGTCTGACTTCCTACTGCGAGGAGCACCTCAAATCTCACACCGCCAGGTTCACCAAGCACAAGCTGATGGAGCCCGTCGCCAACATGGAGGACAGGATGTGTCCAAAGCACGAAAGGCTCCTGGAGCTGTTCTGCAAGAAAGATCAGACTTGTGTGTGCGTCCTCTGCACTGAGACCGACCACAGGGCACACTACACAGTCCCCGTGGAGAGAGAATGGACGGAGAAAAAG GCACAGCTGAAAAGGACAGAAATAGATGTCCAGCAGATGATCCAAGACAGAGTGAAAAAGGTGGAGGAGATCAAACACTCTGTGGAGCTCAACAAA GCCAGCGCTAAAAAAGAGATCGAGGAGAGCATGCAGGTCTTCTCTGAGCTGGTGCGCTCCATCCAGAAGGCTCAGGCTGAGCTGGTCTTGGTCTTCGAGGAGAAGCAGAGGCAGACGGAGAGGCGGGCCGAAGGCCTCGTCGCTGATCTGGAACAGGAAATcgctgagctgaagaggaggaATACAGACCTGGAAAATGTGGCGCGAACTGACCACATTCACTTCTTAAAG AGCTTCCCTTCCCTCAGCATTACTCCTTCTGTCAAAGACTGGTCTCAGACCAGTGTTCCCACTGACACGTGTGTGGGAATGACCAGGAGGTCCGTGTCCAAACTGGAGGCAACATTAAGAGAAATGATCGTCAAACTGTCTGAAAGCG AGATCAGAAAAGTTCTGAAATATTCAG TGGATGTCATTCTGGACCCCGACTCAGCCAACCCTTGGCTCCAGCTCTCCCAGGACAGGCATCAGGTGCGACATCTGGGGGCCTGGCAGGATCTCCCGGACACTCCCGATCGCTTCGACACTGTGGTCATAGTACTGGGGCGTGATGGCTTTACTTCAGGCAGACACTACTGGGAGGTCCAGGTAGGAGACAAAGATGACTGGTACCTAGGCGTGGCCAGGTCCTCCGTCAACAGGAAGGGCAGGATTTCCGTAAGCACAACCCAAGGGTATTGGGCTCTGGCCATGAAGAAAGGCCAGGGGTACCGGGTGTCAACATCCCCACAATTACTGCTCTCCCTTGACCCCAAACCCAAGCGAGTGGGTGTGTACGTGGACTATGAGGAGGGTCAAGTGTCGTTTTATGACGTGAGAGCTTGGACCCATATTTATACGTTTGAAGCGGACTTCATGGAGAAGATTCTGCCCTTTTTCTATCTGTACTGCTGCGACAAAGCCTCTGATACCATGGTGATCTGCCCGGTGAATGAGAAAAGCCTGATCAAGCAAAGCTAA